The Thiorhodovibrio litoralis genome includes a window with the following:
- a CDS encoding NADH-quinone oxidoreductase subunit J encodes MGFEKFFFFVFAAITLFSAGMVVTRRNPVHAALYLVLTFVATAALWLLIEAEFLGIVLVLVYVGAVMVLFLFVVMMLDVDIAAMRAQFIRYLPLGLVVVGLMVFNMILVLGPGNFGLDEFAKPAAKAIGYNNTAELGLELYTTYLYQFEIAAVILLVAIVAAIRLTLRRRPETKYLDPSAQVRVRKGPDRIRIVKMASEPVPQADSSQSPQQNANKGSSDKGEE; translated from the coding sequence ATGGGCTTTGAGAAGTTTTTTTTCTTTGTTTTCGCAGCGATAACCCTGTTCAGTGCAGGGATGGTCGTCACGCGACGCAATCCGGTGCATGCCGCGCTGTATCTGGTGCTCACCTTCGTGGCAACCGCGGCGCTGTGGCTGCTGATCGAGGCGGAATTCCTCGGCATCGTTCTGGTGCTGGTCTATGTCGGCGCGGTCATGGTGCTGTTCTTGTTCGTGGTGATGATGCTGGACGTCGATATCGCCGCCATGCGCGCGCAGTTCATCCGCTATTTGCCGCTCGGGCTGGTGGTTGTCGGCCTGATGGTGTTCAACATGATTCTGGTGCTGGGGCCGGGGAATTTCGGGCTGGATGAATTCGCCAAGCCGGCGGCTAAGGCAATCGGCTACAACAACACCGCTGAGCTGGGCCTCGAGCTCTACACAACCTACCTGTATCAGTTTGAGATCGCGGCGGTGATTCTGCTGGTGGCCATTGTCGCGGCCATTCGCCTGACGCTGCGGCGGCGGCCCGAGACCAAGTATCTCGACCCCTCGGCGCAGGTGCGCGTGCGCAAGGGGCCGGACCGGATTCGCATCGTCAAGATGGCGTCTGAGCCGGTACCGCAGGCGGATTCCAGTCAGAGCCCGCAACAGAACGCGAACAAAGGCTCGAGCGACAAGGGAGAAGAGTGA
- the nuoI gene encoding NADH-quinone oxidoreductase subunit NuoI: MLQRAREYLNSLMLVEVLKGLRLTGGYLFKRKFTIQYPEEKAPISPRFRGLHALRRYPNGEERCIACKLCEAVCPALAITIEAEPRADGSRRTTRYDIDLFKCIYCGFCEESCPVDSIVETDIYEYHFENRGDNIMTKEKLLAIGDQYEQRIAAARAADAPYR, translated from the coding sequence ATGCTGCAACGTGCGCGCGAATACCTGAACAGCCTGATGCTGGTCGAGGTGCTAAAAGGCCTGCGACTGACCGGCGGCTATCTGTTCAAGCGCAAGTTCACCATACAGTACCCGGAGGAGAAGGCGCCGATTTCGCCGCGCTTTCGTGGTCTGCATGCGCTGCGCCGCTACCCGAACGGTGAGGAGCGTTGCATTGCCTGCAAACTGTGCGAGGCGGTGTGCCCGGCATTGGCCATCACCATCGAGGCCGAGCCGCGCGCGGATGGCTCGCGGCGCACAACCCGCTATGACATCGATTTGTTCAAATGCATTTACTGCGGTTTTTGCGAGGAGTCCTGTCCGGTCGATTCCATCGTCGAGACGGATATCTATGAATATCACTTCGAGAATCGCGGCGATAACATCATGACCAAAGAGAAGTTGCTCGCGATTGGAGATCAATACGAGCAGCGTATTGCCGCAGCACGGGCGGCGGACGCGCCCTATCGCTAG
- the nuoK gene encoding NADH-quinone oxidoreductase subunit NuoK encodes MIALSDYLLLAGLMFAIAVAGIFINRKNVIILLMCIELMLLAVNINFVAFSHFLGDTAGQVFVFFILTVAAAEAAIGLAILVVLFRGRQTINVDDLDLLKG; translated from the coding sequence ATGATCGCGTTATCCGATTACCTGCTGCTCGCCGGCCTGATGTTCGCGATTGCCGTGGCCGGTATTTTTATCAATCGCAAGAATGTCATCATCCTGCTGATGTGCATCGAGCTGATGCTCTTGGCGGTGAACATCAACTTCGTCGCCTTCTCGCATTTCCTTGGTGATACGGCGGGGCAGGTGTTCGTCTTTTTCATCCTGACGGTGGCGGCGGCCGAGGCCGCCATCGGCCTGGCTATCCTGGTCGTGCTCTTCCGCGGGCGCCAGACCATTAACGTCGACGATCTCGATCTGCTCAAAGGCTGA